A section of the Mangifera indica cultivar Alphonso chromosome 12, CATAS_Mindica_2.1, whole genome shotgun sequence genome encodes:
- the LOC123192306 gene encoding sucrose-phosphatase 2-like — protein MDRLNGSARLMIVSDLDSTMADHDDQENISLLRFNALWESCYRHDSLLVFSTGRSPTIYQQLRKEKPLLTPDIIVMSVGTEIAYGESMVWDGEWEQQMNHKWDRGIVLEETSKFHELVPQSETEQRPHKVSFFIENSKASAVMKALSERLEKRGLDVKIIFSSGTALDVLPKGAGKGQALAYLLKKFRIDEKMPVNTLVCGDSGNDAELFSIPEVYGVMVSNAQEELLQWYEENAKDNPNIIHATERCAAGIIQAIGNFSLGPNVSPRDIRDFEKCKVDIFSPGHQVVKFYLFYERWRRAEVEKSDHYMQKLRLAFDSTGIFVHPSGIERSLHLSIDVMAGLYGDKQGKQYRIWVDRVSSAQIGSDVWLIKFDKWELTGEERQCCLTTVLLNSKAMVLDGFTWMHMHQTWLEGSGPEDQTTWVL, from the exons ATGGATCGTCTCAATGGTTCTGCACGTCTCATGATAGTTTCAGATCTTGACTCAACAATg gCGGATCATGATGATCAGGAGAACATTTCGCTTCTTAGGTTTAACGCATTGTGGGAATCTTGTTACCGTCATGATTCTCTGTTAGTTTTCTCAACTGGAAGGTCGCCTACAATCTATCAACAGTTGAGGAAAGAGAAGCCCTTGTTGACTCCTGATATAATTGTAATGTCTGTGGGAACTGAGATTGCATATGGCGAATCGATGGTATGGGATGGTGAGTGGGAGCAGCAAATGAATCACAAGTGGGACAGGGGCATAGTCTTGGAGGAAACATCCAAATTTCATGAACTTGTTCCTCAG TCAGAAACAGAGCAACGGCCTCACAAAGTCAGCTTCTTTATAGAAAATTCTAAGGCTTCTGCAGTAATGAAAGCTCTGTCAGAACGCCTGGAAAAGCGTGGG TTAgatgtgaaaattatttttagcaGTGGGACAGCTTTGGATGTATTACCAAAAGGTGCTGGCAAGGGACAGGCTCTTGCATATTTGCTGAAGAAATTTAGAATTGACGAGAAAATGCCCGTTAATACTCTTGTCTGTGGTGACTCTGGAAATGATGCAGAACTCTTCAGCATTCCTGAAGTATATGGTGTGATG GTCAGCAATGCACAAGAAGAATTGTTGCAGTGGTATGAAGAAAATGCAAAGGACAATCCCAACATAATTCATGCAACTGAGAGATGTGCTGCTGGAATTATACAAGCCATTGGAAATTTTAGTCTCGGCCCTAATGTATCTCCAAGAGATATAAGAGATTTCGAGAAATGCAAAGTGGACATTTTTAGTCCTGGTCATCAAGTTGtgaagttttatttgttttatgagaGATGGCGACGTGCAGAAGTAGAGAAATCTGACCACTATATGCAGAAATTAAGACTGGCCTTT GATTCAACTGGCATTTTTGTCCATCCCTCTGGAATTGAGCGATCATTGCATCTATCCATAGATGTGATGGCAGGATTGTATGGAGATAAGCAAGGAAAGCAATATCGAATATGGGTGGATCGAGTTTCTTCAGCACAGATTGGTTCAGATGTATGGCTTATTAAGTTTGACAAGTGGGAGTTAACTG GAGAGGAGCGACAATGCTGTTTAACGACAGTCTTACTGAATTCAAAG GCCATGGTACTGGATGGATTTACATGGATGCATATGCATCAGACTTGGCTGGAGGGTTCAGGACCAGAAGACCAAACTACCTGGGTTCTTTAG